One part of the Lytechinus pictus isolate F3 Inbred chromosome 3, Lp3.0, whole genome shotgun sequence genome encodes these proteins:
- the LOC129256489 gene encoding sia-alpha-2,3-Gal-beta-1,4-GlcNAc-R:alpha 2,8-sialyltransferase-like, which produces MQGLVEDQAQEDDYGEESYYSIIRYDDKAKASVEEILEHHWAANRTALLQTRSEMRKFFNPYKMITMTSDDDTRGQLKRFYSAKAKAMTLIPPGLRKLLPTKQLFRNQYFKTCSVVGNSGIVLNSSCGAHIDAADFAFRCNFATVKGYEKDVGTKTDVITFNPSILDRFYGRLKKDEDKRRFEERLVSYGKYVLWIPIFSTHYVSRTVHEILDYFNLNFKRFKNIQLAFPGNILPDISDYWLTQGIDEDRISTGLLMFNIAATICEEIHMYGFYPFPQFQDTSIPYHYDDSRKNRTRDNYDYGYRRFHQLPDEFVLLKKLHKAGVIKLHLGECPT; this is translated from the exons ATGCAAGGTTTAGTGGAAGACCAAGCACAGGAGGACGATTACGGAGAAGAATCTTATTATTCCATCATTCGATACGACGACAAGGCCAAAGCAAGCGTAGAAGAGATTTTAGAACATCACTGGGCTGCAAATAGAACGGCACTACTACAAACCAG gTCCGAGATGCGAAAGTTTTTCAACCCCTACAAGATGATAACCATGACATCTGATGACGACACACGAGGTCAACTCAAACGATTCTACAGCGCAAAGGCAAAGGCCATGACCTTGATACCACCAGGCCTTAGGAAACTACTCCCAACCAAACAACTATTCAGAAATCAGTACTTTAAGACTTGCTCCGTGGTCGGCAACAGCGGGATCGTTCTTAACAGTTCCTGCGGAGCTCACATCGACGCTGCCGATTTCGCCTTCCGGTGCAACTTTGCCACGGTCAAAGGTTATGAAAAGGACGTTGGAACGAAGACGGACGTTATAACGTTTAATCCCAGTATCCTTGATCGGTTTTATGGAAGACTTAAAAAGGATGAGGACAAAAGGCGGTTCGAGGAGCGTTTGGTCAGCTATGGGAAATATGTTTTATGGATTCCAATATTTTCGACGCATTACGTTAGCAGAACAGTCCACGAGATATTAGACTATTTCAATCTAAATTTTAAAAGATTTAAGAACATCCAGCTGGCGTTTCCAGGGAACATCCTCCCAGACATATCAGA TTACTGGTTAACCCAAGGAATCGATGAAGACAGGATCAGTACAGGTCTACTCATGTTCAACATCGCTGCCACCATCTGCGAAGAAATCCACATGTACGGATTCTACCCCTTCCCACAATTTCAAGACACATCGATCCCCTATCATTACGATGACAGCAGGAAAAACCGGACGCGGGATAACTACGATTACGGTTATCGCCGGTTTCACCAACTTCCCGACGAATTTGTGCTCCTCAAGAAACTCCACAAAGCAGGAGTCATCAAACTGCATTTAGGGGAGTGCCCAACGTGA